Proteins found in one Plasmodium coatneyi strain Hackeri chromosome 10, complete sequence genomic segment:
- a CDS encoding Eukaryotic translation initiation factor 3 subunit B, producing the protein MVKVPESELSDRELEEFLSDDSDEGDEELLNKKYAEKEALITLETQFPKIVTILGIPKVEEEKHSRLAEVLKKLFIRHLNAKISDSSLLNIKIYMPVDDEKKTKGICFVTFNDSFQANEAVKILNKLKLDAKHVLTASKMDDIENIISRDEHVMPINVVGFTREKIRWWLYDERCREQFIVRYDSHFEVHWFDPLEKEPQLIYTTYKKSAPFSSVQWSNQGSYLVSFHNPGIALWGGDNFEKLIRLQHKSVKEISFSPNENYVLTWDGTPASLRNEKSICIWRVITGKLLRSFITPEYSARDKSYHYFLWSPDDKYIACMGKQKEVYVYELPSMLLMEDHEKKRTPLKYTFVKEFDWSPVDNIMSIWIPGTKTTPGTLILVDIPSRKELVSRKIYDVVHASIHWQSKGDYLCLKTTIEKKISKKSKKEFTQLEIFRIREKNIPVDNVQIDGIKTKQFHWEESNSNRFALIVRDEATSRQQIRFYKIENKGTARNTKWTSTFDINSQMNFMRWSPQGSYFILASLGSEGLLYFCCLNTNDEVEVIHKDEHLLANSVSWSNCGRYLVTSVSSMSNAASSSYREENSETGFFIWSFQGRCLMTIKKPSFFQFFFRPHPKSLFSDKQKMDIKNNLKDYSKKFDVMDEKVRQAKRNQLITDRKAVEESFNERIEKVTELFHSFKEYEEFKKNWEQFESQFEWEEKTVVIEHVLSVKQEIFA; encoded by the coding sequence ATGGTGAAGGTCCCGGAGAGCGAACTGAGCGATAGGGAGCTGGAGGAGTTCCTGTCGGACGACAGCGATGAAGGAGATGAGGAACTGCTGAACAAGAAGTATGCAGAGAAGGAAGCACTGATCACGCTGGAAACCCAATTCCCCAAAATAGTGACCATACTAGGCATTCCAAAGGtagaggaagagaagcaCAGCAGATTAGCGGaggtgttaaaaaaattgttcataaGACATTTGAACGCCAAAATAAGTGATTCCTCTCTGctgaatataaaaatatacatgccCGTGGACGATGAGAAGAAGACGAAAGGGATATGCTTCGTCACCTTTAATGACAGTTTCCAGGCAAATGAAGCAGTGAAAATTCTGAACAAGCTAAAGCTGGATGCAAAACACGTGTTAACAGCTTCAAAAATGGACGACATAGAAAACATCATAAGTAGGGATGAACACGTTATGCCAATTAATGTGGTTGGATTTACGAGAGAAAAAATCAGGTGGTGGTTATACGATGAAAGGTGCAGAGAACAATTCATCGTTAGGTATGATTCCCACTTTGAAGTGCACTGGTTCGATCCTCTCGAGAAGGAACCACAACTTATTTACACGACGTATAAGAAGAGTGCTCCATTCTCCAGTGTCCAGTGGAGTAACCAAGGGTCCTACTTAGTCAGTTTTCACAACCCAGGTATAGCCCTTTGGGGGGGAGACAACTTTGAAAAACTCATTCGACTGCAACATAAAAGTGTAAAAGAGATTAGCTTCTCACCCAATGAAAATTATGTCCTCACATGGGATGGAACCCCTGCTTCGCTGAGAAATGAAAAGTCCATATGTATTTGGCGTGTCATAACGGGAAAGTTACTACGTTCGTTTATTACGCCAGAATATAGCGCCAGGGATAAGAGCTACCATTACTTCTTGTGGAGCCCAGACGATAAGTATATTGCTTGTATGGGAAAACAGAAAGAGGTCTACGTGTATGAACTGCCAAGTATGCTTTTGATGGAAGACCatgagaagaagaggacACCCCTTAAATACACCTTCGTTAAGGAATTCGATTGGTCCCCTGTAGATAATATTATGTCTATATGGATTCCAGGCACGAAGACTACCCCAGGGACACTTATCCTGGTAGATATACCCTCGAGGAAGGAACTCGTTTCtagaaaaatttatgacGTAGTCCATGCGTCGATTCACTGGCAAAGTAAGGGAGATTACTTGTGTCTAAAAACTACCATCGAGAAAAAGATCAGCAAGAAGAGCAAGAAAGAATTCACCCAGTTGGAAATCTTCCGAATCAGAGAAAAGAACATCCCCGTCGATAACGTCCAAATAGATGGAATAAAGACGAAGCAGTTCCACTGGGAAGAATCCAATAGTAATAGATTCGCCTTAATCGTCAGAGATGAAGCCACGAGCAGACAACAAATTAGGTtctacaaaattgaaaacaaAGGAACGGCTAGAAATACCAAGTGGACCAGCACCTTCGACATTAACAGCCAGATGAACTTCATGCGATGGTCACCACAGGGATCCTACTTCATCCTAGCTTCCCTAGGTTCGGAAGGTCTACTCTACTTCTGCTGTCTCAATACGAACGATGAAGTGGAAGTCATACATAAGGATGAACACCTCCTGGCCAATTCCGTCTCATGGAGCAACTGTGGAAGGTATCTAGTCACATCCGTCTCCAGTATGTCTAACGCAGCCAGCTCCAGTTACAGAGAAGAAAACAGCGAAACGGGATTCTTCATATGGTCCTTCCAAGGCAGGTGCCTAATGACCATTAAGAAGCCCTCCTTCTTTCAGTTCTTCTTTAGACCACACCCCAAGTCCCTCTTCAGTGACaagcaaaaaatggacataaaaaataacctaAAGGATTACTCCAAAAAGTTTGACGTCATGGATGAGAAGGTTAGACAAGCCAAACGAAATCAACTCATAACAGATCGAAAAGCTGTAGAAGAGTCATTTAACGAGAGGATAGAAAAAGTCACGGAGCTCTTCCACTCCTTTAAGGAGTATGAGGAATTCAAGAAGAATTGGGAGCAATTCGAGAGCCAATTCGAGTGGGAGGAGAAGACCGTCGTCATTGAGCACGTCCTCTCCGTCAAGCAGGAAATATTCGCATAA
- a CDS encoding Capping protein (Actin filament) muscle Z-line, protein MEEAKIEAALHMCNILPAHLFEETIKLLSKVDQNLTNNILINKEGPIKIKFDSEQNKHYLGNMFNKEKDSYRSPYSNRYYPEHCPNGYIPSESLRTLEMLYNEMYDRYRKAYYIGGLSSVYLWPNPIEEGFVACFLIKKKENYDTCTSLTWEGTHLIQVSITHVTIHYQISTTVNFFIKKKNEMTLSASINKALETPKKVSNVNLVKDKYFHMHNMGKMIEGIENSLRKSIEYIYLPKMNDILNSIRMDDSFSSGLHNGDRRADQNLRAISSNIALSRESIQDELRQKLKSRELDTGAEYSLRT, encoded by the coding sequence atggaggaagcgAAAATCGAGGCCGCCCTGCACATGTGCAACATTCTCCCGGCGCACTTATTCGAGGAGACGATCAAACTGTTATCCAAAGTTGACCAAAACTTAACGAACAATATTTTGATAAACAAGGAAGGGcctataaaaataaaattcgatagcgaacaaaataaacactACCTTGGGAATATGTTCAATAAAGAGAAGGATTCATATAGGTCTCCCTACAGTAACAGGTACTACCCTGAACATTGCCCAAATGGATACATCCCATCGGAATCCTTACGCACGCTGGAAATGTTGTATAACGAAATGTATGACCGGTACAGGAAAGCATACTACATAGGTGGATTGTCTTCCGTTTATCTGTGGCCAAATCCAATCGAAGAAGGATTTGTCGCATGTTTTTTAatcaagaaaaaggaaaattacgACACATGCACCAGTCTGACATGGGAAGGTACACACCTTATACAAGTAAGCATAACTCATGTAACAATTCACTACCAAATTTCCACCactgtaaatttttttattaaaaaaaaaaacgaaatgacCCTGTCTGCTTCCATCAATAAAGCTTTGGAAACCCCCAAGAAGGTGTCCAACGTTAATTTGGTGAAGGATAAATATTTCCACATGCACAACATGGGAAAAATGATTGAAGGTATAGAGAATTCGCTGAGGAAAAGTATTGAATATATTTACTTACCAAAAATGAACGACATTTTGAATTCCATCCGGATGGACGATTCGTTTTCGTCTGGTTTGCATAATGGTGATCGTCGGGCTGATCAGAACTTGCGCGCCATTTCGAGCAACATCGCTTTGTCAAGAGAGAGTATACAGGACGAGTTGAgacaaaaattgaaaagcaGAGAGTTGGACACCGGGGCGGAGTACTCCCTTCGGACGTGA